The region TTTGAGCGTTGAAATCGTTTAAAATATTGTGGAGTTTTTTTGGCGTGCTGGTGTGATCTTTATCTAAGATCGCTATTTTAGCGCCTTTCAAAAGGCCTTCTAACTCGTTCAACACTTGCATGGTGCCTATCCTTTTACCCACTAAAACTTCGCTTTGGCATGCGTTGCAAATTTTAGGGATAGGGCTTGAAAAATGGCAATAATGGCACATGAGTTTGTTGGTCTTTAAATGCAAACTCATATTCACGCTACAAAAGGGGCATTGAACGCTTTTATAGCAATTTTGGCACAGCAAGGTTTTAAAATTAGCCCTTGTAGGCACAAAAATAATGGCTTGCTCGTTTTTGTCTATCACTTGTTGCAGCGCTTCTAGGAGTTTGGGCGTGATAAAACGCTCCGTTTTTTCAAAAATAATGTTTTTTTGCGTGGGGGTGTAGCGCCCCTTTAAGCGTACTAAAGCCTTATCTTTAAAGCGTTGGTAACTACTCAAACTTGGCGTAGCAGAGCCTAAAATCACTTGAATAGGGAATTTATGGGATAAATACAAGCATAAATCCCTAGCGTTATACATAGGGCTTTGCTGGGATTTATAAGAAAAGTCATGCTCTTCATCTACAATGATCAAACCCAACTCCTTAAGGGGTAAAAACAACGCGCTTCGTGTGCCTACCACTAATTTGATTTCTTGCGAATAAAGCTTTTCTAAAAATTGTTTTTTTTGATTTTGAGAGAGTTTGCTATGCCACAAGCCTAAATTTTCTTTAAAAACTTTTTTAAGGCGTTGTTGCATTTGAGGGGTGAGGGCGATTTCTGGCACTAACAACAGAGTGCTTTTTTTTTGCTCTAATATTTGAGCGATTGCATGCATATAAATTTCGGTTTTCCCGCTACCCGTATCGCCAAAGAGCAAGCTTGCTGGATGTTTTTGCAATTCTTTTAAAGCGTTGGTTTGCGTTTGGCTTAAAACATTAAGAACAGGCTCAATTTTTTCTAACCCCACTAAATCGCATTCTTTAAAAGGGGCAAAAAGGCTTAAGACTGAAGAAAGATTAGCCGAGTAATATTGAGCGATAAAAATAGCGAGCTCCATTTGAAAAGGGAGTAAAAAATAAGGGGTTTTTTCCAATTCTAGGCATTCAAAAGAGGGTTTTGAAACTTCTTTAAGAACGACGCCCAAAAGCGTTTTATTCCTTAAAGGGATATTGACTAACGCTCCGTTTTGGTGCTGTTCTTTAGAAAAGTAAGTTAAGGGGGGGGTTTTATTTTTTAAAGGAGCGATCAAGTAATAGAACATGATGAGATTTTTTCTAAAAGCTTTTGGAGTTCATTATGCAAATACTCGTTTTGACACCTTTCATGCAAATAGTCCTTTAAAAGCTCTAAGGCGTTTAATTCTTGGTTATGGAAACGCTCCTTTAGGGTGCGTTTCATCTCATCGCTAAAGGTGTTATTGAGAGAGATTTTATAGCGTTTGCCCAAATAAGTGATCTCTAAGCTATCGTTTTCTAAAGACATGTTTTTAATGGTTTATGACAATAAATCAGAGATTTTGTCATAAAGACCTTGAATACCCTTATCTTTAGCGCTCAATTCATCGTATAAAATAGCGATTTGAATGTCTTTTTCTTCATTTTGCGCATTCAGGGTGGTGTTTGCTTGGCGTAAAGCGTTCAACTCTTCTTCTTGTTTTTGGATTTTTTCAATCAATTCATCAATTTTAGCGCCCAACTGGTTCAATAAACTTAAAGATTGCATCATAAGCCTTTCTATGGTTTTTAAAAGTTATTATATCAAAGCTATTAAATTATCGCAAAATACCCCTATCCCCTTAAGGTAATGACTTTTACCATAAAATCAAGCAACTAAATCCTATTTTTAAGCAGTTCTTATGGCGGTATTTGGTATTTTTGATTACCATAAAACAATAAGATAGAAAGCTTGACAGGGAATGATAAATGCAAAAAAGTATATTCAAAATAACTCTGTTGTTGGTTTTCCTCTTTTTAAGGAATGCTGTTAGTTTAGACGATAAAAAAGCAGCTCCTAAAAGCGTTCAAAATACCCCTAAAAATTTACCCCCTATCCAGTTAAGGCTCGATCAAGCCTATGAAGACCTTATCAAAATGTTAGACAATATGGGAAAAAGCACGCAGTATGAGTTCCCTAAAATTAAAGAAATCCTAGAACAAAGCGAAGAGGAGTGGCTAGGAGTCGCCCATGAAGAATGCGTGGCGTTAGTCATGTTAATAAGCCCTAAGGCTTCTATTGAAAACAGCCCGATTTATAAGAATTGCTATGAAGCTTATGTGAAACAAAGAATCCATGATTTATATGATTTTTATATAGAGGGCAAAAAGGTGAAGAGAAAAATCAAGAAAGCCCATGAGCATGAAATGGCCCTCAACAAATCCCAACCCTTAAAAAAAGAACCGCCTAAAAGCGAGAATAAAAAGGGCTTAACAAAACCTAGCTTAAAAGACGCAAAGATCCCTAAAGGGTATTACTTGCAAATTGGGGCTTTTTTAAATTCGCCCAGTAAGGATTTTTTGCAAACGCTCAAAAATTTCCCTCACCAAATGGAGGAAAAAGACTCCCTCACGCATTATTTGATTGGCCCTTATAAAACCAAAGAAGAAGCCCTAAAACAGCTTGAAAATGCGGCTAAAAGCTTTAAAAATAAGCCCGTGTTGGTGGAAAAATAGTTTTATTGGATTTTATAAAGCCACATGGCTATTAGCGCAACAAACAAACTCGCACCCAAAAACGCATAGCCTATCATTTTATAAAGGGGGATAAAATTTTTTTGAATTTCTTCTTCTGCAATGATGATTTTAGAAACCTCTAAGCGGTTAGTTGGGGCGCTGTCTGTGAGGTAAAAGCCCTGTTTTTTAAGTGCAAAATAAGGGGTTTTGATCAAGGCGTCATTTTTAAAAGAGGCCACAAACGCCCCGATATTAGAAAACTTGACTTTGTTGTCCGCGTCTAATAAGACAAAGGGGGTGTTTTTGAATCGTTCTTCTAAGATTTTTAAAGGCTCTAAAGAAGAGGCATTATCCAATTCTAAAAGGCTTTTAGCGATCGCATCAGCGGTGTATTGCATGCGTATTTGGGTGTTTTCCAAAAGGTTATTTTTCGCATAAAAGAAAAATAACACTAACAAAACCCCCACTAAAAGCAAGGTAGAAAGGGTATAAACGATTAAAAAACGCTTTTTAAAAGAATGGGGCATGACGGACCTTTTTGTTGGTAGTGGGTTGAACAACATGGCTTTTTTATGATTGGATTAAAAACGCTCAAACGCAACCCTTTTTTCTACCATATTTATTTAATTTTATGGTAAATTTTTGAAAAATTGTTATAATTCCTACACTTTTATTGGTAAATTCATTTAAAAAAAGGAGTTTAGAATATGCTTGATATATGGATAGATATGATAATCTGTATTTTTTATTTGCTCTTTTTTACGACTCCTTACATTGTGGGCGATATTTTGCAATTGAAATTTATCCGCCAAAAGCTCTGCGAAAAACCTGTTTTACTCCCACAAAAGGATTATGAAGAAGCAGGAAATTACGCCATTAGGAAAATGCAGTTATCCATTATTTCTCAAATTTTAGATGGGGTGATCTTTGCTGGTTGGGTCTTTTTTGGTTTGACGCATTTAGAAGATCTCACGCATTATTTAAACCTTCCTGAAACGCTAGGTTACTTGGTGTTTGCTTTGTTGTTTTTAGCGATTCAAAGCGTTTTAGCTTTACCCATTAGCTACTACACCACCATGCATTTGGATAAGGAATTTGGCTTTTCTAAGGTGAGCTTGTCGTTGTTTTTTAAGGATTTTTTCAAAGGGTTATTGCTCACTTTAGGCGTGGGGTTGTTGTTGATTTACACTCTTATTATGATCATTGAACATGTGGAGCATTGGGAGATTAGCTCGTTTTTTGTCGTGTTTGTTTTTATGATATTAGCTAATCTTTTTTACCCTAAAATCGCCCAGCTTTTCAACCAATTCACCCCCTTGAATAATAGGGATTTGGAAAGTCAAATTGAGAGCATGATGGATAAGGTGGGTTTTAAATCCGAAGGCATTTTTGTGATGGACGCTAGCAAGAGGGACGGGCGTTTGAATGCGTATTTTGGGGGCTTGGGTAAAAACAAGTGGGTGGTGTTGTTTGACACTTTGATCTCTAAAGTTGGGACAGAAGGGCTTTTAGCCATTTTAGGGCATGAATTAGGGCATTTTAAAAATAAGGATTTGTTGAAAAGTTTAGGGATTATGGGAGGCTTGCTCGCTCTTGTTTTTGCTCTGATCGCTCATTTGCCACCGATCGTTTTTGAAGGTTTTAATGTCTCGCAAACGCCAGCGAGTTTGATTGCGATTTTACTCTTGTTTTTGCCGGTATTTTCTTTTTACGCTATGCCTTTGATCGGGTTTTTTAGCCGAAAGAACGAATACAATGCGGACAAATTTGGGGCGAGTTTAAGCTCTAAAGAGACTTTAGCCAAAGCGTTAGTGTCCATTGAGAGCGAGAATAAAGCGTTCCCCTATTCGCACCCTTTTTATGTTTTCTTGCATTTCACCCACCCGCCGCTATTAGAACGCTTGAAAGCTTTGGATTATGAAATTGAATGACCCTTTCACAAGCCCTAAACAAAGCCAAAAAAGGATTATCGCCAAAAGGCTTTAGGGGGGGCTTGGAGTCTGAAATTTTATTAGGCTTTGTCTTGCAAAAAGAAAGGGTTTTTTTGCACACGCATGCTTATTTAGAATTAACCCACGAAGAAGAGATGCGTTTTTTTGAATTGGTAGGAAAGCGTTTGAATGACTGCCCCATAGAGTATTTATTAGGAAGCTGTGATTTTTATGGGCGTTCTTTTTTTGTGAATGAGCATGTTTTAATCCCACGGCCTGAAACGGAGATTTTAGTCCAAAAAGCCCTTGATATTATTTCTCAATACCATTTAAAAGAAATAGGCGAAATCGGCATAGGGAGCGGATGCGTGTCTGTTAGCTTGGCTTTAGAAAACCCTAAACTTTCCATTCATGCGAGCGATATTTCACCAAAAGCTTTAGAAGTGGCGTTAAAAAATATTGAACGCTTTAATTTAAAAGAGCGTGTTTTTTTAAAACAAACGCATCTTTGGGATCATATGCCCATGATAGAAATGCTTATCTCTAACCCGCCTTATATTGCTAGAGATTATCCTTTGGAAAAATCCGTTCTCAAAGAACCGCACGAAGCCCTTTTTGGGGGGGTTAAAGGCGATGAAATCTTAAAAGAAATCGTTTTTTTAGCCGCTGAGTTAAAAATCCCTTTTTTGGTTTGTGAAATGGGGTATGACCAGTTAAAAAGCTTGAAAGAATGCTTGGAATTTTGCGGTTATTTTGCAGAGTTTTACAAGGATTTGAGCGGCTTTGATAGAGGGTTTGTGGGCGTTTTAAAAAGTTTTTTAAGATAAATTAAAAACTTAATTACCCTTTTAGTGTTACAATAAAAACACTTAAAACAATAAAGGATGTCGCTCATGTATGTTGAAAAAATTCTCCAATCTTTACAGAAAAAATACCCCTATCAAAAAGAGTTCCATCAAGCCGTCTATGAAGCCATCACTTCTTTAAAACCCCTTTTAGACAGCGATAAAAGCTATGAAAAGCATGCGATTTTAGAGCGTTTGATTGAGCCTGAAAGGGAGATTTTTTTTAGGGTGTGTTGGCTAGATGATAACCATCAAATCCAAGTCAATCGGGGGTGTAGGGTTGAATTCAATTCGGCTATTGGCCCTTATAAAGGGGGCTTGAGATTCCACCCTAGCGTGAATGAAAGCGTGATCAAGTTTTTAGGCTTTGAGCAAGTGTTGAAAAATTCGCTCACCACTTTGGCTATGGGGGGCGCTAAGGGAGGGAGCGATTTTGACCCTAAGGGAAAGAGCGAGCATGAGATCATGCGTTTTTGCCAGGCGTTCATGAATGAATTATACCGCCATATTGGAGCCACGACTGATGTGCCAGCCGGGGATATTGGAGTGGGCGAAAGAGAGATTGGCTATCTGTTTGGGCAATACAAAAAATTAGTCAATCGTTTTGAGGGCGTATTGACCGGTAAGGGGCTCACTTATGGGGGGAGCTTGTGCAGAAAAGAAGCTACCGGCTATGGGTGTGTGTATTTTGCGGAAGAAATGTTGCAAGAAAGGAACAGCTCTTTAGAGGGTAAGGTTTGCAGCGTTTCTGGGAGCGGTAATGTCGCTATTTATACCATTGAAAAATTGCTTCAAATAGGGGCTAAACCGGTAACGGCGAGCGATTCTAATGGCATGATTTACGATAAAGACGGCATTGATTTAGAGCTTTTAAAAGAAATTAAAGAAGCGCGTCGTGGGAGGATCAAAGAATACGCTTTAGAAAAAACTAGTGCGAAATACACCCCCACAGAAAATTACCCCAAAGGGGGGAATGCCATATGGCATGTGCCTTGTTTTGCGGCTTTTCCTAGCGCGACCGAGAATGAATTGAGCGTTTTAGACGCTAAAACCCTCCTTTCTAATGGGTGTAAATGCGTGGCTGAAGGAGCGAACATGCCCTCAAGCAATGAAGCGATTGAATTGTTTTTACAGGCTAAGATTTCTTATGGTATAGGCAAGGCGGCTAATGCTGGGGGGGTGAGCGTGAGCGGCTTGGAAATGGCGCAAAACGCGAGCATGCACCCTTGGAGTTTTGAAGTGGTGGATGCGAAATTGCACCACATCATGAAAGAGATTTATAAGAATGTCTCTCAAACCGCTAAAGAGTTTAAAGACCCTACTAATTTCGTTTTAGGGGCTAATATCGCTGGTTTTAGAAAAGTGGCGTCTGCGATGATAGCGCAAGGGGTTTGATTACCCCCAATTTTACAAACCCAATTTTTTAACCCATCTCCTTATGGCACGCAACAAAGGTAAGGTTTTTTGATAAGCTTTGCGATAGATTTTAAAAGTGGTGTTTTGAGAGAGTTCTAATAAAGGTGAAGCGTTTTGTAAAAGCCGGTCATAATTAACCCTCAAATCATCATAATTAACCCTCAAATCATCATAATTAACCCTCAAATCATCAATAGATATTAAAGGCTCATGCAAATCACGATAGAAAATGAAAGGATTATCGTGATAAATCGTGTCGTTTTCTAAAATCGTTTTAAAAAAATCTAGGATTTTTTTAAAACTCAAATCTTGGTAAAAGTAAGCTTTCCCATCAAGGGTGTTTAAAGGGTTTTCACAGAGCATGTCTAAATAAGCGTTTGGGTGCGTGTGCAAGTATTTGATATAATCTATCGCTTCATCAAAATCTTTAAAATCACAAACGTTCACAAAACTCTTAGGGTTAAAATCTTTCGCCACGCTGGGACTCCCCCAATAAATAGGAATGGTATGGCTGAAATAAGCGTCAATGATCTTTTCAGTTACATAGCCATAGCCTTGAGTGTTTTCAAAACACAGATTGAATTTGTATTGGCTTAAAAACTCGCTTTTGTTTTTGACGTTATAGCCTAAAGTGTTTTTCACGCTCCCTCCCCCAGCAACTGGCTCAATAGCGTTTAAAGCGTCATAGAAAGCGTTCCTTATAGGAGCGTTAGGGTTGCTTGCGACAAAACTTGCAAACCCTCTTTTCAAAGGATCGCTCTCATTATTCACTACTGCGCACAAATTAGGGTGGTTTTCTTTAAAATGATGGGAGGGTTTTTTTAAAGCATAAAGGCTGTTGTCTTTAATCTTGTAGGGCGCGGTGGTGTCATTCACGCTCTCTGCTTTATGGTGTAGTCTATCATAATATAAAGGCATTCTCAAATAACGATCTCTAAAGTCTAATTCATCAAAGCCTATGGCGTAATCAAAGAGGTTGAAGTTAGGGACTTCGTTTTCACCGGTATAAAACACCCTTTTAGTGTTTTGATAGGATAGGATTTTTCTGGCTGATCCAATAGGACTGCCAAAGACGAGATCGGAGGGTTCGTTGGGGTTTTGGTGGAGGGTGATTGTGTAGCGTTGGCTTAAGATGAAATACAGAGCGCTCTTTTTAAATTCTTCAGCGCCTCCCCACCAATTCGCCACAGCGATTTTTAGGGGGGGGGGGGAGATTTAAAAGTAATTTTTTTTAATTGGAGCGCTTTCTATAAAGGCGTCTAGTAAGGGTTGGAACATGATTATCCTTTAAACCAATTTAGGCAAACTCAAATGGCGTTTGAAATACGCCAAGATCACAAGAATAAAAGGTATCGCTACCAAAAAGTATAAGAAAGTGGGGATAGGTAAGGGATCGCCTGCGGCATAGCTGTGCAAGCCAGAAAGGTAGTAATTCACGCCAAAATAAGTCATTAAAACCGAATAAAACCCTAGAACGCTGCTGCTCGCTAAAATAAAGGGCCAATTGTGAGAGCCTAAAAAACGCAAATGCAAGATTAAAGCATAGACGCAAATAGAAATCAATGCCCAAGTTTCTTTAGGGTCCCACCCCCAATAGCGCCCCCAAGATTCGTTCGCCCACACCCCGCCTAAGAAATTCCCGGCTGTGAGCATGAACAGGCCTAAAATCATGCTCATTTCATTGATAGCGCTAATGGAGAGAATGGTTTTGTCCAAATTGAAACGCCCTTGTTTGCGCAAAATAAACAAAACCAAGCTCAAAATCCCTAGCACAAAACACAAGCCCAAAAAGCCATAACTAGCGGTGATGACAGAGACATGGATATTGAGCCAATAGGATTTTAACACCGGCACTAAAGGACCGATTTGAGGGTCCATAAAGCCTAAATGAGCCACAAAGAGCGCGATACCGGCTAAAAAGCTAGAAGCCGATAGCGCGAGTTTGGAGCGTAAAACAAACCCTGCGACAACAGAAGCCCATGCGATATAAAGCATGGACTCATAAGCGTTGCTCCAAGGCGAATGCCCGCTCACATACCAACGCAAGATTAGCCCCACAGAATGAGCGATCGCGCAAAGCAAGATAGCCATATAAAGGATTTTAGTGAGCCAAATATTTGGAATCGTGTTTTTAACCAGAGAGGTGATCACAACGATAAAAAGCAATAACCCAAGAAAGATATAAGGCAAGGTCAGGCTGTTAAAAAAATTGGTGTGGTTTAAAAAAATTTCAGAATCCACTTTTGAAGAAGATAAATAGAGGTTTTTGGCATGTTCTTGCTGATAGACGCTTAAATCTTTTAGGGTTTTTCCTACTTTATCCCATTGATTGGTTTTCAAAGCGTCATCAAACCCGCTAAAAATATTTTTTAAAAACTCCGTTGCCACGCTTGAAATTTCTTTATTGGGGCTGTTGATCGCTTCAATGGGCGAGAGCCAAGCGGTGGTTTTATCGCTAGGGAAAATGCGTAAAAATTGAGCGCTAAAAAGCGTATAGACTAAGTTGATCCGTTCATCTACTTTTAGCGCGTCTTTATCCAACTCGTTGTGCGCATTAGGGGATTTTTGATTGGCTTCTTCAACCAAATTTTTTAATTTATACCCACGGCTATCAAACGCATCTCTAAAAGCGATACGGCTTTCGTCTAAAGGCGTGCCAATAAGCTTCCTTAAGGCTTTATTGGAAGTGTAAATCATCTTAATACTGCGCCAATCGTTAGGGAAAAACATGATCCCTAAAAGCACCTGCATGGCGTTTAGCCCTTGAAAATCATCTTTTCTTAAAATCTTATGGATGTATTCAATGCTGATGGTATCAAGGGGTTTGATACGCCCGTCAAAATCCTGGACTTGAAGCCTTTGAAAGGCTTTTAAGTGGTCTTTGGAATACTCTCTTAAACGTTTCAAACGCTCTAAAATCGCACTTTTAGAATCTTCTTTATTGGCGGGATTTTCTACGCTTTGTCGCTCAATTTTAGCGCTTTTGCCCCCATGCATGTCAATTTGGCCTTCATTGGCGAACGAAGAAGCAAAAGGGCTGATTAGAATTAAAGCGAATAAGAAAGTAGCAGCTTGTTGGGATTTTAAAAAGCGTGAAAGCTTTAAAAAACGCCCGTTTTTATCCAAAAGCAACCACAAAGCCCCCAAAATAAGCATCGCATACCCTAAATAAGTGGGGATTTTACCCGGGTCTTTATTGACAGAAAGGATCGTGCCTTTTTCATCCATGTCATAAGAAGATTGGAAAAAGCGATAACCTTCATAATCTAAAACATGGTTCATGAAAATCCTATAAGGTTTGATTAAAGTGTTATCCAATTTCAAAACTTCCACTTCTGAAGCGTAAGATGAAGGACTCATAGAGCCGGCGTAACGCTCTAATTCAAAACGCTTCAGCTTGATTTGAAAGGGCAATTCAATGTAAGCGGATCCAAAACTTAAAGAGAGCTTGTCGTCTTTAAACGTCTCGCTTTCTTCTATGCCTTCATTCCTGTTGTTTTTAATGAGGTTGAATTTGTGGCTCACGCCGTTATAGGTCGCTTTTAACACTAAAATAGTAGCGTCATCTTTTTTAATGGCGTTTTGCTTGTAGATCTCTAAAGGTTCTAAAATTAAAGGCTTGTGATCTAAAGTGGCATGAATGGGTTTTAATCGTTTGGAATAATAAAAGGTTAAAGGCGTTTTTAAAGAAAGTTTGGTGGTGTCATTAAGAGTGATATTAAGGTAAGTGTCCGTGCTTTCAAAAGAGCTTTGCGCGCTATTTTCTCGCACATGCATAAGCCCTTCTACGCCAAAAAAGCGCGTGATGGCTGCCCCCAAAATGATTAAAATCAAGGAGCTGTGGAAAAAAAGGCTGGCGTATCTTTTGCGCTCCAAAGCTTTAGATTTAATGAATGTGCCTATTAAAACCACCAACAAATACGCATGCAAGAAATTAAACCAAGGGGTGTTATACACAATCGCCTTACTCGCACTCGTGCCGTAATCGTTTTCTATAAAAGTGGCTATCGCGCACGCTAAGGCATAGAGCGCGATTAAAGGGATAGCGACCCAAAAAGAAGCCAACAAAAAATAAATCAAGCTCTTAAGGCTTTTCATGCATTTTCCTAACTGGATTTGTTTTTAGAAAGGTTGGTTTTATACTTGATGTAAGCCTTTAATTTTTTAGTGAGATCCTCATCGTTTTTCGTGTCTTGATACTTCCCATCGCCGATAAATTCTAACACCGCTAAAAATTGCGTAGAGGGCATATAGCCGGGCAATTCATAGATGGTTTTGCCGGTTTTATCGGATAAAACAATCGTAGGGGTGGATTGGACGGCATAAATTTGCGCTAATTCTTCTGTAGACATTTTGATTTCTTTTTCATCATTTTTATCCTTATCGCCGACTTTAAAATCATGCTCTTTAGAATAGCTGATATTGACATAGTAAGCGCTAAAATGCTCTTTAATATAGTCGTGCAATTCTTTGACATTTTTGAGATCTTTTTTAAACCTTTCGCAATAGGAGCAACCATTACGCCCAAAAACTAAAAGCATGTATTTGTCATTGGGGCTAATAGACTTATTGTCTAAAAAAACATCTTCTAAACCGGCGTAACTCTTTTTGTCTATATTGTCTCGCTCATCGTTCAATTCTTTGGAGCTTTGAGAGCCAGAGCTTAAAAGATTTTCATCTAACTTTTCTTTATTGTTGGATTTGCAAGCGCTTAAAAACAGCGAAATCAATAGCAACACGCTTAAAAATTTCTTAGAAACATAAGAAAGTGAAAACATGGAATAACCTTTATTGTTTAATAGATTTGGAAACTTGGTATTTTACTATAATAATCGCTTTTTTATGCAGATTTCACTCACTTTTAAGGTTTTTCACTAATTCAATGATAAATTTTGCGAACTCTATGGAATCGTTTAAGCATGGGCAAACTAAATATTCTTTAACCGCCAAGCGCTCTGCCATTAAGCGGTATTGCATGTCTAGTTCATAAAGCGTTTCAGAATTATCAATCGTGAAAGCCAAAGGGTAGATAATGATATGAGACTTGCGGTGCTTTTCTATCAACTCTTCAGTGCTTGGCTCTAGCCATTTCATAGGCCCTAGTTTGGATTGATAAGAGAGTAAAACCTCTTTAAAAGGAATATTTTTTTGTTGCATCAACTCTTTTAGTAAGCTCACATGGTGTTCGCATTCTTGCTGGTAAGTATCGCCGGCATCAACAATGCTTTTAGGTAAGCCATGGACGGAAAAGATTAAGACAAAATCCTGGCTTTTGCGGTTGTTTAGGGTGCTTGAAATCGTGTTTAAAATGATTTCATTAAGCTTTTTGTCAGCATAAAAGCGCTCTATCACTCGCACTTTGGGGCGGAAAGTTTCTAAGGATTTTAGGGCGTTAAAAGCGTCATTGAAACTAGAAAGGGTGGTGGTGCTAGAATATTGCGGATACATGGAAAAAAACACCAAGCTTTCTACCTCTTTTAAGGCTAAATCTTGTAAGACCATAGACGCATAAGGGGGGGTATAACGCATCGCATAAGTGTAAAAGCGAGAAGGATCCAATTCGTTCAAGCGCTCTGTAAGGGCGAATGTGATAGGCGTTAAAGGGGATTTGCCTCCTAATTTTTCATAGATTTTTTTGGATTTTTCTATGCGGCTATTGACGATCATTTTACCCACCATTTTACGCATGAAATTATTTTTAATGGTAAGGATAAAGGGGTCATCAAACATGTTTTTTAAAAACACCCCCACTTCATAAAGGCTGTTAGGCCCTCCCATATTCAAAAGAACGACTGCTTCTTTAGGGGATTTTGTGGCGTTATTTTCTAAATTATTAAGCTTTTCATTGATTAAATTCATTAGTGCATGCTAAAATAAAACGATTAATAAAAAATAAATCGTTAGAAAGAAGTTAATGTTAGAGATGAGTTTGCAAGCATTAAATACACAAGATTCTTCTGTGATGGCTCAATCCTTGCTTATCCATGCCTTTTTTGCCGCCTTGCTTGCCCTAGCCTTTATGATCAATCTTTACACCCTTTTTAAAGAAAAGAATTTCATCCAATTGAACAAAAAAATCTATCTTGTCATGCCAGCGATTTACATTCTTTTAAGCATCGCTCTTTTGAGCGGGATTTTTATTTGGGCGATGCAGCAATTTGAATTTTCTTTTAGCGCTGTTATCATGCTTTTAGGGCTGTTGTTGATGCTTATAGCAGAAATCAAACGCCATAAAAGCGTGAAATTCGCTATCACTAAAAAAGAAAGGATGGAAGCGTATATTAAAAAGGCTAAAATCCTGTATTTTTTAGAAACGATTCTTATTGTTGTGTTAATGGGCCTTTGAATGCGTTTTGTCTACCACCCTTTAGCCAAAGAGCCTGTTTTAAAAATAGAAGGCGAGAGTTACACGCATTTATACCGATCAAGGCGTATCAAAAGCGCGAGTCGTTTGGATTTAAGGAATTTAAAAGACGGCTTTTTATACACCTATGAGCATGCAGAAATCGCTAAAAAACACGCCCTTTTAAG is a window of Helicobacter pylori NQ4053 DNA encoding:
- a CDS encoding peptide chain release factor N(5)-glutamine methyltransferase yields the protein MTLSQALNKAKKGLSPKGFRGGLESEILLGFVLQKERVFLHTHAYLELTHEEEMRFFELVGKRLNDCPIEYLLGSCDFYGRSFFVNEHVLIPRPETEILVQKALDIISQYHLKEIGEIGIGSGCVSVSLALENPKLSIHASDISPKALEVALKNIERFNLKERVFLKQTHLWDHMPMIEMLISNPPYIARDYPLEKSVLKEPHEALFGGVKGDEILKEIVFLAAELKIPFLVCEMGYDQLKSLKECLEFCGYFAEFYKDLSGFDRGFVGVLKSFLR
- a CDS encoding SPOR domain-containing protein, yielding MQKSIFKITLLLVFLFLRNAVSLDDKKAAPKSVQNTPKNLPPIQLRLDQAYEDLIKMLDNMGKSTQYEFPKIKEILEQSEEEWLGVAHEECVALVMLISPKASIENSPIYKNCYEAYVKQRIHDLYDFYIEGKKVKRKIKKAHEHEMALNKSQPLKKEPPKSENKKGLTKPSLKDAKIPKGYYLQIGAFLNSPSKDFLQTLKNFPHQMEEKDSLTHYLIGPYKTKEEALKQLENAAKSFKNKPVLVEK
- a CDS encoding primosomal protein N' translates to MFYYLIAPLKNKTPPLTYFSKEQHQNGALVNIPLRNKTLLGVVLKEVSKPSFECLELEKTPYFLLPFQMELAIFIAQYYSANLSSVLSLFAPFKECDLVGLEKIEPVLNVLSQTQTNALKELQKHPASLLFGDTGSGKTEIYMHAIAQILEQKKSTLLLVPEIALTPQMQQRLKKVFKENLGLWHSKLSQNQKKQFLEKLYSQEIKLVVGTRSALFLPLKELGLIIVDEEHDFSYKSQQSPMYNARDLCLYLSHKFPIQVILGSATPSLSSYQRFKDKALVRLKGRYTPTQKNIIFEKTERFITPKLLEALQQVIDKNEQAIIFVPTRANFKTLLCQNCYKSVQCPFCSVNMSLHLKTNKLMCHYCHFSSPIPKICNACQSEVLVGKRIGTMQVLNELEGLLKGAKIAILDKDHTSTPKKLHNILNDFNAQKTNILIGTQMISKGHDYAKVSLAVVLGIDNIIKSNSYRALEEGVSLLYQIAGRSARQISGQVFIQSTETDLLENFLEDYEDFLQYELQERCELYPPFSRLCLLEFKHKNEEKAQQLSLKASQTLSSCLEKGVTLSNFKAPIEKIASSYRYLILLRSKNPLSLVKSVHAFLKTAPNIPCSVNMDPVDIF
- the gdhA gene encoding NADP-specific glutamate dehydrogenase, which gives rise to MYVEKILQSLQKKYPYQKEFHQAVYEAITSLKPLLDSDKSYEKHAILERLIEPEREIFFRVCWLDDNHQIQVNRGCRVEFNSAIGPYKGGLRFHPSVNESVIKFLGFEQVLKNSLTTLAMGGAKGGSDFDPKGKSEHEIMRFCQAFMNELYRHIGATTDVPAGDIGVGEREIGYLFGQYKKLVNRFEGVLTGKGLTYGGSLCRKEATGYGCVYFAEEMLQERNSSLEGKVCSVSGSGNVAIYTIEKLLQIGAKPVTASDSNGMIYDKDGIDLELLKEIKEARRGRIKEYALEKTSAKYTPTENYPKGGNAIWHVPCFAAFPSATENELSVLDAKTLLSNGCKCVAEGANMPSSNEAIELFLQAKISYGIGKAANAGGVSVSGLEMAQNASMHPWSFEVVDAKLHHIMKEIYKNVSQTAKEFKDPTNFVLGANIAGFRKVASAMIAQGV
- a CDS encoding M48 family metallopeptidase, giving the protein MLDIWIDMIICIFYLLFFTTPYIVGDILQLKFIRQKLCEKPVLLPQKDYEEAGNYAIRKMQLSIISQILDGVIFAGWVFFGLTHLEDLTHYLNLPETLGYLVFALLFLAIQSVLALPISYYTTMHLDKEFGFSKVSLSLFFKDFFKGLLLTLGVGLLLIYTLIMIIEHVEHWEISSFFVVFVFMILANLFYPKIAQLFNQFTPLNNRDLESQIESMMDKVGFKSEGIFVMDASKRDGRLNAYFGGLGKNKWVVLFDTLISKVGTEGLLAILGHELGHFKNKDLLKSLGIMGGLLALVFALIAHLPPIVFEGFNVSQTPASLIAILLLFLPVFSFYAMPLIGFFSRKNEYNADKFGASLSSKETLAKALVSIESENKAFPYSHPFYVFLHFTHPPLLERLKALDYEIE